One segment of Curtobacterium sp. MR_MD2014 DNA contains the following:
- a CDS encoding sensor histidine kinase yields MVPRRWSIAARLFALQLLFVVVGVAVGGVWSWTSARADLEADAAEKSTAVAVSIARNPFVVQQATTADPSERLEPYALDLMRRTHTDFITIMAPDRTRWTHPDRSELGRPFRGTVQPALDGRTFTETSTGTLGPSVRAVTPITDDDGRIVGLVAAGVTVANISSALVPRLTSVVLLGLAVVAVSALFSWLLSRYLGRVTAGRGPEELARVFASYEGVLHSVHEGLVVVDRSGAVVLHNDRAAELLHLPAPAERQDPVPLAALDVPDALRTLLASGDRAVDETYATSDRVLVVNQEMAFPRGATRPVGTVATIRDQTDLLHLSGELAATRTLTDALRSQTHEFANRLHTVVALLELGRVDEAIRFAAHEIDRHSEVERHGETDRRSGTDASGESDPCADPAHTEPEVLDALLAAKRAQAGERGVDLVADTSGLLGPVPAAPADVVTVLGNLVDNAVDAVAGSPQGPDRGRVEVVVAAAGGTVRLVVRDDGPGIADVDAVYERGWSTKQSGPEGRGIGLDLVRATLARIGGDVAVTTGPDGSTFTVEITTGRVPS; encoded by the coding sequence GTGGTACCCCGTCGGTGGAGCATCGCCGCGCGACTCTTCGCGCTGCAGCTGCTGTTCGTCGTGGTCGGGGTGGCGGTCGGTGGCGTCTGGAGCTGGACCTCGGCGCGAGCCGACCTCGAGGCGGACGCGGCCGAGAAGTCCACCGCCGTCGCGGTGTCGATCGCCCGGAACCCGTTCGTGGTCCAGCAGGCGACCACCGCGGACCCGTCCGAGCGCCTCGAGCCGTACGCGCTCGACCTGATGCGCCGCACCCACACGGACTTCATCACGATCATGGCGCCCGACCGGACCCGGTGGACGCACCCCGACCGGTCGGAGCTCGGCCGGCCGTTCCGCGGTACGGTCCAGCCGGCGCTCGACGGCCGGACCTTCACCGAGACCTCCACCGGGACGCTCGGCCCCTCGGTGCGGGCCGTCACGCCGATCACCGACGACGACGGCCGGATCGTCGGGCTGGTCGCCGCCGGGGTCACCGTGGCGAACATCTCGAGTGCCCTCGTGCCGCGACTCACGTCGGTCGTCCTGCTCGGCCTGGCGGTGGTCGCGGTGTCCGCGTTGTTCTCGTGGTTGCTCAGCCGGTACCTCGGTCGGGTCACCGCGGGACGGGGCCCGGAGGAGCTCGCGCGGGTCTTCGCGTCCTACGAGGGCGTGCTCCACTCGGTGCACGAGGGGCTCGTGGTCGTCGACCGGTCGGGGGCGGTCGTCCTGCACAACGACCGTGCGGCGGAGCTGCTGCACCTGCCGGCGCCGGCCGAACGCCAGGATCCGGTGCCGCTGGCGGCGCTCGACGTGCCGGATGCCCTCCGGACCCTGCTCGCATCGGGTGACCGTGCCGTGGACGAGACGTACGCCACGAGCGACCGGGTGCTCGTGGTCAACCAGGAGATGGCGTTCCCGCGGGGGGCGACCCGGCCGGTCGGCACCGTCGCGACCATCCGCGACCAGACCGACCTGCTGCACCTGTCCGGCGAGCTCGCCGCCACCAGGACGCTCACCGATGCGCTGCGCTCGCAGACGCACGAGTTCGCCAACCGCCTGCACACCGTCGTCGCGCTGCTGGAGCTCGGTCGGGTCGACGAGGCGATCCGGTTCGCCGCACACGAGATCGACCGGCACAGCGAGGTCGAGCGGCACGGCGAGACCGACCGGCGCAGCGGGACCGACGCGTCCGGCGAGAGCGACCCGTGCGCCGACCCGGCGCACACCGAGCCCGAGGTGCTCGACGCCCTCCTCGCCGCCAAGCGGGCACAGGCGGGCGAGCGCGGCGTCGACCTGGTCGCCGACACGAGCGGACTGCTCGGCCCCGTCCCGGCCGCACCCGCCGACGTGGTCACCGTGCTCGGCAACCTCGTGGACAACGCCGTCGACGCCGTCGCCGGTTCCCCGCAGGGCCCGGACCGCGGCCGCGTCGAGGTCGTCGTCGCCGCAGCCGGCGGGACCGTCCGGCTCGTCGTCCGCGACGACGGACCGGGCATCGCCGACGTCGACGCCGTCTACGAGCGCGGGTGGTCGACGAAGCAGTCCGGTCCCGAGGGACGCGGCATCGGCCTCGACCTCGTCCGCGCCACCCTGGCCCGCATCGGCGGTGACGTCGCCGTGACCACGGGACCGGACGGCAGCACGTTCACCGTCGAGATCACCACCGGGCGGGTGCCCTCGTGA